From Streptomyces sp. NBC_01754, a single genomic window includes:
- a CDS encoding Na+/H+ antiporter NhaC family protein, with protein sequence MSEDRPLVFRGGRPLAFLPVVVFLAFCVVFFVVFKTFDMTALAAGGVIALLVGAVFSRSYSRYWSAVTRGIGSSTAVTIVMILFCVGLMSALIKETNVSGGFVWLAEFLGVGGGTFTLFTFVAVCIISMSTASSIGTMFTAFPIFYPAGVLLGAEPAFLAAAIISGAIFGDNVAPISDTTVISSSTQSFRRKDGNADIAGVVRSRARFAFTAAVLAAVGFFALGASGSSGDTAQSQQLLQEASDPLALVMLVPVALMLVVALRTRDIFKAVTVGLVSGIVTGLASGLLSLDGIVGVADGAPTGFLVAGVGSMLSVIALVVTVFGIMGVLTEAGILDWLVGALTGSRLSRTPSGAELAIGMGISGTTLLFGGVNSAAMLTFGPVADKIGARVGLHPYRRAVVMDCFAMGIASIVPVLSAYLFIGAQLTTGMEGIPALATTEIFVAMLYPLILTVVMVVASVTGWGRRFEGPDGIELKQPESTPATA encoded by the coding sequence ATGAGCGAAGACCGGCCCCTGGTGTTTCGCGGAGGAAGACCCCTGGCGTTCCTGCCGGTAGTCGTCTTCCTCGCCTTCTGCGTTGTCTTCTTCGTCGTGTTCAAGACCTTCGACATGACCGCGCTGGCCGCGGGGGGCGTCATCGCGCTGCTGGTCGGTGCGGTGTTCTCCAGGTCGTACTCGAGGTACTGGTCCGCCGTGACCCGGGGCATCGGGTCCTCCACCGCGGTGACGATCGTCATGATCCTCTTCTGCGTGGGGCTGATGTCCGCGCTGATCAAGGAGACGAACGTCTCGGGCGGGTTCGTGTGGCTCGCCGAATTCCTCGGCGTCGGCGGCGGCACCTTCACCCTGTTCACGTTCGTCGCGGTGTGCATCATCTCGATGTCGACGGCCTCGTCCATCGGCACGATGTTCACGGCGTTCCCGATCTTCTACCCGGCGGGCGTGCTCCTCGGGGCCGAGCCGGCGTTCCTCGCCGCCGCGATCATCTCCGGCGCGATCTTCGGTGACAACGTCGCACCGATCTCCGACACGACCGTCATCTCGTCGTCGACCCAGTCCTTCCGCCGGAAGGACGGGAACGCGGACATCGCCGGAGTCGTACGCAGCCGCGCCCGCTTCGCGTTCACGGCGGCGGTCCTGGCGGCCGTCGGGTTCTTCGCGCTGGGGGCGTCCGGCAGTTCGGGCGACACCGCCCAGTCCCAGCAGCTCCTCCAGGAGGCGTCCGACCCGCTCGCCCTCGTGATGCTCGTCCCCGTGGCGTTGATGCTCGTGGTGGCGCTGCGGACCCGCGACATCTTCAAGGCGGTCACCGTCGGGCTGGTGTCCGGCATCGTCACCGGACTCGCCTCGGGCCTCCTGAGCCTGGACGGCATCGTCGGCGTCGCCGACGGGGCCCCGACCGGATTCCTGGTCGCGGGCGTCGGCAGCATGCTCAGCGTGATCGCCCTGGTGGTGACCGTGTTCGGCATCATGGGCGTGCTGACCGAGGCCGGCATCCTCGACTGGCTGGTGGGAGCGCTGACCGGCAGCCGCCTGTCGCGGACCCCGAGCGGCGCGGAACTGGCGATCGGCATGGGCATCTCCGGCACCACGCTGCTGTTCGGCGGCGTGAACTCGGCCGCGATGCTCACCTTCGGCCCCGTCGCCGACAAGATCGGCGCCCGCGTCGGCCTGCACCCCTACCGCCGGGCGGTCGTCATGGACTGCTTCGCGATGGGCATCGCCTCCATCGTGCCGGTCCTCAGTGCCTACCTCTTCATCGGCGCGCAGCTCACGACCGGGATGGAGGGCATTCCCGCACTGGCCACGACGGAGATCTTCGTCGCGATGCTCTACCCGCTCATCCTCACCGTCGTCATGGTCGTCGCGTCCGTCACCGGTTGGGGCCGGCGCTTCGAGGGCCCCGACGGCATCGAGCTCAAGCAGCCCGAGAGCACGCCGGCCACGGCCTGA
- a CDS encoding dihydrodipicolinate synthase family protein, whose amino-acid sequence MDRNTVDWRGYIPAVTTPFTRDGALDLDALHVQVAWLADEGIQGTILAGTSGEWFSMSARERADLFAAGAEHRSGAFPVLGACNAFTPDEAITHARAAQAAGLDGILLTPPPYIVPNGKEIVAFYRAVSDATDIPMTVYNWPRGCVVDMDVDLLGELAQLENVVAIKNSTGDFASFLAGMYALEDQVRYFGLPTNALGADLAILGHGDGLMGTGGILGRDQADFWNAVDAGDRERAIRLGEKDRVYMNAWFRPDYGVQFGNQQAIIKTALRLRGIPAGFVRSPLLELTGDEVARVEATLHELGIETVALNDD is encoded by the coding sequence ATGGACCGCAACACAGTCGACTGGCGCGGCTACATCCCCGCCGTCACCACACCCTTCACCCGCGACGGAGCGCTCGACCTCGACGCCCTGCACGTACAGGTGGCATGGCTCGCAGACGAGGGCATCCAGGGCACGATCCTGGCCGGAACCAGCGGCGAGTGGTTCTCCATGTCGGCGCGGGAACGCGCCGACCTGTTCGCGGCGGGTGCCGAGCACCGCAGCGGCGCCTTCCCCGTTCTCGGCGCCTGCAACGCGTTCACCCCGGACGAGGCGATCACCCATGCCCGCGCCGCCCAGGCGGCCGGCCTCGACGGCATCCTCCTCACCCCCCCGCCGTACATCGTGCCCAACGGCAAGGAGATCGTCGCCTTCTACCGGGCGGTGAGTGACGCCACCGACATCCCGATGACCGTGTACAACTGGCCGCGCGGCTGCGTGGTGGACATGGACGTCGACCTGCTGGGCGAACTCGCGCAGCTCGAGAACGTCGTGGCGATCAAGAACTCGACGGGAGACTTCGCGAGCTTCCTCGCGGGCATGTACGCCCTGGAGGACCAGGTGCGGTACTTCGGTCTGCCCACCAACGCCCTCGGCGCCGACCTCGCGATACTCGGCCACGGTGACGGACTGATGGGCACGGGCGGCATCCTCGGCCGGGACCAGGCCGACTTCTGGAACGCCGTCGACGCCGGGGACCGGGAGCGCGCGATCCGGCTGGGCGAGAAGGACCGCGTCTACATGAACGCCTGGTTCCGCCCCGACTACGGCGTGCAGTTCGGCAACCAGCAGGCGATCATCAAGACCGCGCTGCGCCTGCGTGGCATCCCCGCGGGGTTCGTGCGGTCGCCGCTGCTCGAACTCACCGGTGACGAGGTCGCCCGCGTCGAGGCGACACTGCACGAACTCGGCATCGAGACGGTCGCCCTCAACGATGACTGA
- a CDS encoding NAD(P)/FAD-dependent oxidoreductase codes for MTERHDVVVVGGGLLGCLTAWMAARDGARVLLVDKDQVNQHASGQNAGSLHFQLEYRMVEDGEEAARVAAEAMPLHLDAAAMWARLESEIGESLGVRQTGGLMVAENADQVGMLEFKAELERSWGLDVRTLDRSELDTVAPYLSQDIVAANLSALEGKADARVAAPAVGRAAVAAGASVCARSRLVGARRAPAGWDVTLEETDRTGRVRTRTVRTAAVVIAAGVWTTGLGRVFGAELPTVPLALTMTVTSKVPAFIPHLVQHAGARLSLKQSLDKTVLIGGGWPARLMRDADGVPEFDRKHQLIPQSIAGNARAAVNAVPVLDRVPAVRSWVGATTVAPDQLPLVGAVKDAPGVFVATGGSAFTLGPSFARVLTGLLAGRSPDIDLAPYDPARFVEGSTP; via the coding sequence ATGACTGAGCGGCACGACGTCGTGGTCGTCGGCGGTGGTCTGCTCGGCTGCCTCACGGCCTGGATGGCGGCACGCGACGGCGCACGCGTGCTGCTGGTCGACAAGGACCAGGTGAACCAGCACGCCTCGGGGCAGAACGCCGGCAGCCTGCACTTCCAGCTGGAGTACCGGATGGTCGAGGACGGCGAGGAGGCCGCACGCGTCGCGGCGGAGGCCATGCCGCTGCACCTCGACGCCGCCGCGATGTGGGCCCGGCTGGAGAGCGAGATCGGCGAGTCGCTCGGTGTGCGCCAGACGGGCGGGCTCATGGTCGCCGAGAACGCGGACCAGGTCGGGATGCTCGAGTTCAAGGCCGAACTGGAACGCTCCTGGGGCCTCGACGTGCGCACGCTCGACCGCTCCGAGCTCGACACCGTCGCGCCGTACCTCTCCCAGGACATCGTCGCGGCCAACCTCAGCGCACTGGAGGGCAAGGCCGACGCACGCGTCGCCGCTCCCGCGGTCGGCCGTGCCGCCGTCGCGGCCGGGGCGAGTGTGTGTGCCCGCTCCCGCCTGGTCGGAGCGCGTCGCGCACCGGCCGGGTGGGACGTCACCCTCGAGGAGACGGACCGCACGGGAAGGGTGCGGACACGCACCGTCCGGACGGCCGCGGTCGTGATCGCCGCCGGCGTGTGGACGACCGGGCTCGGCCGGGTCTTCGGCGCCGAGCTGCCCACCGTCCCGCTCGCCCTGACGATGACGGTCACCTCGAAGGTCCCCGCCTTCATCCCCCACCTCGTACAGCACGCCGGCGCCCGTCTGTCGCTCAAGCAGTCACTCGACAAGACGGTTCTCATCGGTGGGGGCTGGCCCGCACGACTCATGAGGGACGCGGACGGCGTCCCTGAGTTCGACCGCAAGCACCAGTTGATCCCGCAGTCGATCGCCGGCAACGCCCGCGCGGCGGTGAACGCCGTTCCCGTGCTGGACCGGGTGCCCGCCGTGCGCAGCTGGGTCGGCGCCACGACGGTCGCCCCCGACCAGCTGCCACTCGTCGGTGCGGTCAAGGACGCGCCGGGCGTGTTCGTCGCCACCGGCGGATCGGCGTTCACACTGGGTCCGAGCTTCGCGCGGGTACTGACCGGCCTGCTCGCCGGGCGCTCGCCCGACATCGACCTCGCACCGTACGACCCGGCCCGCTTCGTGGAAGGGAGCACCCCGTGA
- a CDS encoding (2Fe-2S)-binding protein codes for MTRDDTWRRTARQRGAAVTIVVDGEPVPACTGETVATAMLAAGIPFERDRTGTPRAPLCNMGTCFECSATVDGRPLTRTCLVPVRDGLVVETSGRL; via the coding sequence GTGACCAGGGACGACACCTGGCGTCGTACCGCGCGTCAGCGCGGCGCCGCCGTGACCATCGTGGTGGACGGCGAACCGGTCCCCGCCTGTACGGGCGAGACGGTTGCCACGGCCATGCTCGCCGCAGGGATCCCGTTCGAACGGGACCGCACCGGAACGCCTCGCGCGCCGCTGTGCAACATGGGGACGTGCTTCGAGTGCTCCGCCACCGTCGACGGCCGGCCGCTGACCCGCACCTGTCTCGTCCCGGTACGCGACGGCCTGGTCGTCGAGACGTCGGGGAGGCTGTGA
- a CDS encoding NAD(P)/FAD-dependent oxidoreductase → MAQGGTGTGTGQTGTGQGGTGQGGMFDLAVVGAGPAGMSAALTAADHGLKVVVVDEQQRAGGQIFRQPPEAFTGSVLHPTAGYGWATELVRRFEADERLTTEFGWSAIGVLYDDALPDGLCVAINHPEAGTRVIGARRLLIATGAYDLPVAFPGWTLPGVMTAGAVQTLVKAQKIAPVGDVVLAGAHPLLLLVADLLVREGVRVSEVAFAQSIPTPTDLLHALGAVPGHVRMLAETGGILARLVRNGVRVSSRTVVTAARGEEHVAQVDLARVDRQWKATGARRRVDASHLVLGYGFSASTELARQIGCDLVYDSPKGGWVVSHDDRLRTSVPEVFVAGEPTGVAGADQSRAEGSLAGLAIAADLGRDVPPAALAAAKRDIRTATRFSTVVQRMFAPDRGGLGDLAGRDTTVCRCEMVTRGTLDDFLEASPFVSDVNAVKLSCRTGMGPCQGRYCEGSVGTILASAREQPIGLGGRFSAHLPIKPVPVGDLRALDSPPEQSADS, encoded by the coding sequence ATGGCTCAGGGCGGAACGGGAACGGGAACGGGACAGACCGGGACCGGGCAGGGCGGAACGGGGCAGGGCGGGATGTTCGACCTCGCGGTCGTCGGTGCGGGTCCGGCGGGCATGTCGGCGGCTCTCACGGCGGCCGATCACGGGCTGAAGGTCGTCGTCGTCGACGAACAGCAGCGGGCCGGCGGACAGATCTTCCGCCAGCCGCCCGAGGCCTTCACCGGGAGCGTCCTGCACCCCACCGCCGGCTACGGCTGGGCCACCGAGCTCGTCCGCCGCTTCGAGGCGGACGAGCGGCTGACGACCGAGTTCGGCTGGTCGGCGATCGGTGTCCTGTACGACGACGCGCTGCCCGACGGGCTGTGCGTGGCGATCAACCACCCGGAGGCCGGCACACGCGTCATCGGCGCGCGTCGCCTGCTGATCGCGACCGGTGCGTACGACCTTCCCGTCGCCTTCCCCGGCTGGACGCTGCCGGGCGTCATGACCGCCGGCGCCGTCCAGACGCTCGTCAAGGCGCAGAAGATCGCACCCGTCGGCGACGTGGTGCTGGCCGGGGCCCATCCGCTGCTGCTGCTCGTGGCCGACCTGCTCGTCCGCGAGGGCGTGCGGGTGAGCGAGGTCGCCTTCGCCCAGAGCATCCCGACGCCGACGGACCTGCTCCATGCGCTGGGCGCGGTGCCCGGTCATGTGCGGATGCTCGCGGAGACGGGCGGCATCCTGGCGCGGCTGGTGCGCAACGGCGTGCGTGTCTCGTCCCGGACCGTCGTGACCGCCGCCCGCGGCGAGGAACACGTCGCCCAGGTGGATCTGGCCCGGGTCGACCGGCAGTGGAAGGCGACCGGCGCACGCCGCCGGGTCGACGCCTCCCATCTCGTGCTGGGGTACGGCTTCTCCGCCTCCACGGAACTCGCCCGCCAGATCGGCTGCGACCTCGTGTACGACTCACCGAAGGGCGGCTGGGTCGTCTCGCACGACGATCGGCTGCGGACCTCCGTCCCGGAGGTCTTCGTCGCAGGCGAGCCCACCGGCGTCGCCGGGGCCGACCAGTCCCGTGCCGAGGGCTCGCTGGCGGGCCTGGCGATCGCCGCCGACCTCGGCCGCGACGTACCTCCCGCCGCCCTGGCCGCGGCGAAACGCGACATCCGTACGGCGACACGCTTCTCCACCGTGGTGCAGCGGATGTTCGCGCCGGACCGCGGAGGGCTCGGCGACCTCGCCGGGCGGGACACCACCGTGTGCCGGTGCGAGATGGTCACCCGCGGCACCCTCGACGATTTCCTCGAGGCGTCACCGTTCGTCAGCGACGTCAACGCCGTCAAACTCTCCTGCCGCACGGGTATGGGCCCCTGCCAGGGCCGCTACTGCGAAGGCAGCGTGGGCACGATCCTGGCGTCGGCGCGGGAGCAGCCGATCGGGCTCGGCGGGCGCTTCTCGGCCCATCTGCCGATCAAACCCGTACCGGTCGGAGACCTCCGGGCCCTCGACTCACCACCGGAGCAGTCCGCTGACAGCTAG
- a CDS encoding alpha/beta fold hydrolase, whose protein sequence is MAATDAPPIIFVHGTRFSAGQWSPQLAALQEDFRLAAVDLPGHGARSAQPWSLKAATEIIASAVDSLDHGPALVVGHSLGGYASLEFARRCPEQLRGLVLAGASASTCGPWATPYRWVAGLVPRIPADRLSRWNDRLLRRLYPPEVVDATIRSGYAFHTLPAAWGEVLGRFDADAMRHVAAPVLILNGEKDTVFRSGEMDFVHAHPHARIELIPRARHLANFDDPDAFTDAVRRFALQLPAHS, encoded by the coding sequence ATGGCGGCTACGGATGCACCGCCCATCATCTTCGTACACGGGACGCGGTTCAGCGCGGGCCAATGGAGCCCACAGCTCGCCGCGCTCCAGGAGGACTTCCGGTTGGCCGCCGTTGACCTACCAGGCCACGGCGCGCGCTCTGCGCAACCCTGGAGTCTGAAAGCGGCGACGGAGATCATCGCTTCCGCGGTGGACTCGCTCGACCACGGGCCGGCTCTGGTCGTCGGGCACTCGCTTGGCGGATACGCATCGCTGGAGTTCGCGCGGCGCTGCCCGGAGCAGCTGCGGGGGCTGGTTCTTGCGGGGGCCAGCGCCTCAACGTGTGGTCCGTGGGCCACGCCGTATCGATGGGTCGCCGGACTTGTCCCTCGTATACCGGCGGACCGGTTGTCCCGCTGGAATGACAGGTTGCTGCGTCGGCTCTACCCTCCCGAGGTGGTGGATGCCACCATCCGCTCCGGCTACGCCTTCCACACCCTGCCAGCCGCCTGGGGCGAGGTGCTGGGCCGCTTCGACGCGGATGCGATGCGTCATGTGGCGGCTCCCGTGCTCATCCTGAACGGCGAGAAGGACACCGTCTTCCGGTCCGGCGAGATGGACTTCGTCCACGCGCATCCGCACGCCCGCATCGAATTGATCCCGCGAGCGCGACATCTCGCGAACTTCGACGATCCAGATGCCTTCACCGATGCCGTGCGCCGCTTCGCCCTGCAACTACCCGCTCACAGCTGA
- a CDS encoding MarR family transcriptional regulator gives MAIENLSPALRTPAVSPPYARARSGYGKRSAPDQRPASASDFALLPERERYVAGFVDRLPEGGAMDVKSLAKVLPLYGQRAVGTALRALGVAGHLRRLRCQLVEDGQKRWVTRTFWSRTARDDAWWEAFTASARNRQAPQDAGQAARVASPPSWATPEGPASPTDAAPSFPVAPVAPVAPVAPVAPAEPLVAAAPAVPVVPRPRIAPRPEPVVASPAYVALARLGRRDHRLALSAADCAVLEGLATAWLDRGVDVDYLTCALTAGLPERIGSPVGFVRRRLTDKIPPRVPVAPQPPALDGPVRRMMMECTECGVPGPPAALPGGLCRPCRTPAPDTTPDTPAEMPAERDVHALVGSLRDLLKAP, from the coding sequence GTGGCTATCGAGAACCTTAGTCCCGCCCTGCGTACGCCCGCTGTCTCCCCGCCGTATGCCAGGGCGCGTAGTGGTTACGGAAAGCGCTCGGCACCGGATCAACGCCCGGCGAGTGCTTCGGACTTCGCGCTGCTGCCGGAGCGGGAGCGGTATGTCGCCGGGTTCGTGGACCGGTTGCCCGAGGGCGGTGCGATGGACGTCAAGTCGCTGGCGAAGGTGCTTCCGCTGTACGGGCAGAGGGCGGTGGGTACCGCGTTGCGGGCCTTGGGGGTCGCGGGGCATCTGCGGCGGCTGCGGTGTCAGCTGGTCGAGGACGGGCAGAAGCGCTGGGTCACCCGTACCTTCTGGTCGCGTACGGCCCGCGACGACGCGTGGTGGGAGGCGTTCACCGCCTCGGCCAGGAACCGCCAGGCTCCCCAGGACGCCGGGCAGGCCGCGCGCGTCGCTTCCCCGCCGTCCTGGGCGACACCGGAGGGCCCGGCCTCACCGACCGACGCAGCTCCGAGTTTCCCGGTGGCCCCGGTGGCCCCGGTGGCCCCGGTGGCCCCGGTGGCCCCGGCCGAGCCTCTCGTGGCCGCCGCGCCCGCCGTGCCCGTCGTGCCCCGGCCGAGAATTGCGCCCCGGCCGGAGCCGGTCGTCGCCTCGCCCGCGTATGTCGCCCTCGCCCGGCTGGGGCGTCGTGACCATCGTTTGGCGTTGTCGGCCGCTGACTGTGCCGTACTGGAAGGGCTGGCCACCGCGTGGCTGGACCGGGGTGTGGACGTCGACTACCTGACCTGTGCCCTCACGGCCGGGCTCCCCGAACGGATCGGCTCGCCGGTCGGCTTCGTACGGCGTCGGCTGACCGACAAGATCCCGCCCCGCGTCCCGGTCGCACCGCAGCCGCCCGCACTCGACGGGCCCGTCCGGCGCATGATGATGGAGTGCACCGAATGCGGTGTGCCCGGGCCGCCCGCGGCCCTTCCCGGCGGCCTCTGCCGCCCCTGCCGCACACCGGCACCGGACACGACCCCCGACACCCCCGCCGAGATGCCCGCCGAACGCGACGTCCACGCACTCGTCGGCAGCCTCCGCGACCTGCTGAAAGCCCCCTGA
- a CDS encoding class I SAM-dependent methyltransferase, with amino-acid sequence MTDACFAHPRLASLYDPLDPDRSDLDAYLLMAEEFGARQVLDIGCGTGVFALLLAERGFEVVGVDPARASLDVARAKPGGDRVRWVCGGAEALPPLQVDLATMTANVAQQIAGPQDWRTTLRTSYEALRPGGRLVFETRDPAARAWEAWNREASYTVSDVPGVGAVESWVEVTAIDGPLVSFRWTYVFASDGQVLTSDSTLRFRERVEVERDLSAQGFHVEGVRGAPDRPGKEFVFVARRPTAR; translated from the coding sequence ATGACGGACGCATGCTTCGCGCACCCCAGGCTCGCCTCGCTCTACGACCCTCTCGACCCCGACCGCAGCGACCTGGACGCCTACCTCCTGATGGCGGAGGAGTTCGGGGCGCGGCAGGTGCTGGACATCGGGTGCGGGACCGGGGTGTTCGCCCTTCTGCTGGCCGAGCGGGGCTTCGAGGTCGTGGGGGTCGACCCCGCCCGTGCCTCCCTCGACGTGGCCCGGGCCAAGCCCGGTGGCGACCGGGTGCGGTGGGTCTGCGGCGGCGCGGAGGCGCTTCCGCCGCTCCAGGTCGATCTCGCCACCATGACGGCGAACGTCGCCCAGCAGATCGCCGGTCCGCAGGACTGGCGCACGACCCTGCGGACGTCGTACGAGGCCCTGCGGCCCGGCGGGCGGCTGGTGTTCGAGACGCGTGACCCGGCAGCACGGGCCTGGGAAGCGTGGAATCGTGAGGCCTCGTACACGGTGTCGGACGTCCCCGGTGTGGGGGCCGTGGAGAGCTGGGTGGAGGTCACCGCGATCGACGGCCCCCTGGTCTCCTTCCGGTGGACCTATGTGTTCGCTTCGGACGGGCAGGTACTGACCTCGGATTCGACGCTGCGGTTCCGCGAGCGGGTGGAAGTCGAACGGGACCTGAGCGCCCAGGGGTTCCACGTGGAGGGCGTTCGCGGGGCGCCGGACAGGCCGGGAAAGGAGTTCGTCTTCGTCGCGCGGCGCCCGACCGCCCGGTAG
- a CDS encoding phosphatase PAP2 family protein, protein MTQQDPSALSAHPDPGQVPGTAAEPSPARTIRLRGSAPLCLLGFLVVYLIAVCTPFGQRSENALFSGYGAKPAWIYDWSGAAYKSSALPPLEQTAMPTLLVGIAVIAAVTLVRRCWWQGCAAIGIVMATLGSKELTRMILPRPDLVDAHVSLIEASFPSGHVAIPAGLALGAALVASPRLRPYLIAAGTLWLAVTAGAVQATYHHRPSDVLGSTLLACACYGLAARMLPPAHAPGVMRRPRALPAVALALSAAGALVAGARDDSVTQSLVFAAAAFLCAALFWATTAAGPARRTRPVPG, encoded by the coding sequence ATGACTCAGCAAGATCCCTCGGCCCTGTCCGCGCACCCGGACCCCGGCCAGGTCCCGGGGACCGCGGCCGAACCCAGCCCTGCGCGGACGATACGGCTACGGGGCTCGGCTCCGCTGTGCCTTCTGGGGTTCCTGGTGGTCTACCTGATCGCTGTCTGCACCCCGTTCGGGCAACGGTCCGAGAACGCGCTGTTCAGCGGCTACGGCGCCAAACCGGCATGGATCTACGACTGGTCGGGGGCAGCGTACAAGTCGTCGGCCCTGCCACCCCTGGAACAGACCGCGATGCCCACCCTGCTCGTGGGCATCGCGGTCATCGCGGCCGTTACTCTGGTACGCAGGTGCTGGTGGCAGGGCTGCGCGGCGATCGGGATCGTCATGGCCACGCTCGGGAGCAAGGAACTCACCAGGATGATCCTGCCCCGCCCCGATCTGGTGGACGCGCACGTCTCGCTCATCGAGGCGAGCTTCCCCAGTGGACACGTGGCCATCCCCGCCGGGCTGGCCCTCGGCGCCGCCCTCGTCGCCTCCCCCCGCCTCCGCCCCTACCTCATCGCAGCCGGCACGTTGTGGCTCGCCGTCACCGCCGGCGCCGTCCAGGCCACCTACCACCACCGGCCCAGCGACGTACTGGGCTCCACGCTGCTGGCCTGCGCCTGCTACGGCCTCGCGGCGCGGATGCTGCCACCGGCCCACGCGCCGGGCGTCATGCGGCGCCCTCGTGCGCTGCCGGCGGTCGCCTTGGCACTGTCGGCGGCCGGCGCGCTCGTCGCCGGCGCGCGGGACGACTCCGTCACCCAATCGCTGGTCTTCGCGGCAGCGGCCTTCCTGTGCGCGGCCCTTTTCTGGGCCACCACAGCGGCGGGGCCCGCACGCCGCACACGTCCCGTACCGGGCTGA
- a CDS encoding PadR family transcriptional regulator has protein sequence MTGRNPSLTEPQYFILAALMDGPLHGYGIIKAAEQATNGRLRIAVGTLYGALERMARAGLVAAGEEEIVDGRARRYYRLTEDGTEALGREALRMQQAAAVVIGRSRDAGVAPA, from the coding sequence ATGACAGGACGGAACCCCTCCCTGACGGAACCGCAATACTTCATACTTGCTGCGCTCATGGACGGACCGTTGCACGGTTACGGCATTATCAAGGCCGCCGAACAGGCCACCAACGGGCGGCTCCGGATCGCTGTCGGCACTCTCTACGGCGCGCTGGAGCGGATGGCGCGGGCCGGGCTGGTGGCCGCCGGCGAAGAGGAGATCGTGGACGGGCGGGCGCGGCGCTACTACCGGCTCACAGAGGACGGCACCGAGGCGCTCGGCCGGGAGGCGCTGCGGATGCAGCAGGCGGCGGCCGTCGTCATCGGACGCTCGCGGGATGCCGGGGTAGCCCCGGCATGA
- a CDS encoding sugar phosphate isomerase/epimerase family protein has protein sequence MSSALSRLSVNQETVRQLSLPELAESCAGAGIGQVGLWRAPVQEYGIERAGKLMRDAGLTVTSLCRGGFLTAIDAAGRARALDDNRAAVDEAAGVGTDTLVLVSGGLPPGDKDLYGARERIADALGQLAPYAGERGVRLAIEPLHPMFASDRCVVSTLSQALDLAERFPAEQVGVVVDAYHVWWDDQAPAQIARAGAGGRIHSFQLADWITPLPAGVLVGRGQLGDGSVDFRFFRRHVEASGFDGPIEVEIFNEDLWARDGAEVVAEVAARYLEHAC, from the coding sequence ATGAGTTCCGCGCTCTCCCGACTGTCCGTCAACCAGGAGACCGTCAGGCAGCTCTCCCTGCCCGAACTCGCCGAAAGCTGCGCCGGGGCGGGCATCGGACAGGTGGGGCTGTGGCGGGCCCCCGTGCAGGAGTACGGGATCGAGCGCGCCGGGAAGCTGATGCGGGACGCGGGGCTCACCGTCACCAGTCTGTGCCGGGGCGGCTTCCTCACGGCGATCGACGCCGCCGGGCGGGCCCGCGCCCTGGACGACAACCGGGCGGCGGTCGACGAGGCGGCAGGCGTGGGCACCGACACCCTGGTCCTGGTCTCGGGTGGTCTCCCGCCCGGCGACAAGGACCTGTACGGCGCCCGTGAACGCATCGCCGACGCCCTGGGCCAACTGGCCCCGTACGCGGGGGAGCGGGGTGTACGGCTGGCCATCGAGCCGCTGCACCCGATGTTCGCCTCGGACCGCTGCGTGGTCTCCACCCTCTCCCAGGCGCTGGACCTCGCGGAACGCTTCCCGGCCGAACAGGTCGGCGTGGTCGTGGACGCGTACCACGTCTGGTGGGACGACCAGGCGCCCGCGCAGATCGCCCGGGCGGGCGCGGGCGGCCGGATCCACTCCTTCCAGCTGGCCGACTGGATCACCCCGCTCCCGGCGGGCGTACTCGTGGGGCGCGGCCAACTCGGCGACGGCAGCGTCGACTTCCGCTTCTTCCGGCGGCACGTCGAGGCGAGCGGGTTCGACGGTCCGATCGAGGTGGAGATCTTCAACGAGGACCTGTGGGCGCGTGACGGCGCGGAGGTGGTCGCGGAGGTCGCCGCCCGCTACCTGGAGCACGCCTGCTGA